The genomic interval TCTTCGAGAAGCAGCACGGGCTGAAGCCGCTGCTCTACACCCTGCGGGTGCTGCTCACCGGCATCCACCTGATGCGCAGCGGCGAGGTCGAGGCGCACCTCCCCACGCTGCTCGACCATGTGACCGCCCCCGGCTACGTCCGTGAGCTGATCGCGGCGAAGGCGGAGGCCGAGCAGGGGCCGCTGCGGGGTCTGGTCGACGTGGTGCGGGTCCAGGAGGACGTCGAGGCGCTGCACGCGGAGCTGGCGGCGGCCCAGGAAGGGTCGCTCCTGCCGGAGAGCCCTTCGCGTGAGACGCACGACGCCCTGCACGACCTGGTGGTGCGGGCCCGGACGGCGGGCTAGCCCGGAGCACGGGGGCTCCGCCCGGGACCCCGGGATCAAGGACCGGGCGGGCTTCCGGCGGTCGTCCGGGCCCTTCGGTGAAGGCAGACCTGTGCGACATCCAGCCTGCCCGACGCTTGAGGACACCGCGCGACAGCGCGGCGAGGGGGCTTGCCCCCGGTCACGGGAGGGGCCGGGGTGGAGAAGAAACCCCCGCCGAACCCCGCCGCACCCGCACCAGGAAGTCCTCCACCCGCCGCACGTCGGGCTCCGCCGGCAGCCGGGACACCGCCCCCGCCGTCTCGTTCTCCTCCCACAGGCGGCCGAGCCATTCCTCGGCCTCCGCCCAGGACAGCTCACCCCGCCGCACCGCCAGCAGGCGGTCCCGCTCCTCGCCCACCTCGATGACGAGCCGGCCGGTGCGCAGCAGGTCACGGCAGCTGATCAGCAGCCGCAGCAGGTGCATCGCGTGCTTCCAGCGGGGCGCGCCGTGCGTGCGGAGGTCCGCCTCCAGCTTCTTGCGCTGGGCCACGGCGTAACCGGCGAAGGACTGCCGGACCCGCTGCGAGAGGAAGGCGTCGCGCAGGCCGAGCAGCTCCAGACCGGTGGCGTCGGCGTGCTCGACGAGCGGGGAGTGCAGGCACTCCAGGATGTTGGGGTTGCCCCGCAGGGCCAGCTCGCAGAAGCGCTCCAGCTCCCAGGAGAACCGCTCCTCGCCCGGCCCCTCCACATGCGTGGGCGGCTTGGTGAAGCCCCAGAACAGCGGCGTGGGCGCCACGTAGACGCCCCGGCGGTCGGTGTCGCTCGTCTCCGTGGCCAGCCCGAAGGCGCGCGACCCCATCACACAGGTGTAGACCGAGTGCCCGGTCACCAGGGCGTGACCGGAGGGGAGCGGGGCATCGGGGCGCATGGGGCGATTGTGACCGCCCCCACGGGGCCACGTCACTCGGGTTTCCCGCCGCCCGGCCCACGGCGCCGCGGAGGTGCCGGCGGCCTCAGGACCAGACGGCCAGGCCCGTCGCCCGTCCCTCCTCGTCCCGCTGGACCTCCATCATCCCGTCGACCGCGTCCCGGTTGATCCGCCCGAAGACGTGCGGGAACAGCGTCCCCTCCGGCACCCCGGGCGGCGGCGCCGGGTCGGCGGCCTCCCAGCGGACCATGACGTCCAGCTTGTGCTCGTCGATCAGCAGCACCATCAGCGGGGCGGGCGTCGCGCGGTAGAAGGCCGTGACGACCGCCAGCGTGGTCTCCTCGTCCGGGGAGCAGTGCACGAAGCCCTCGTCCGAGAGGGAGGCGGGGGAGTACGGGCGGTCGGGCACGGCCAGCCAGTCGTCCAGGGGCACCACGTGATAGATCATGTACATGGTTGTACCGGACGCGGGCCCGCCCGTGGCGGAGGGCGGCCCCCGGGCCGCGCCGGTCCGTCCGGGGCCGGCCCCGCGACCGCCGGCCGGGCTTACGCCGATCGGGCCGCCCCGCACATCCGCCCGCCGCGCTGACTAGGCTGGTCGGGCACGCTACGCCGGTCCGGTCCGCGGCCACACCGAGCGCCCGTAGCACCGCATCCGTGTCCCCCGGCCGCCTCCCGCAAGGACTTCGCCCGTGAGAACCGCCCTCGTCATCGGTACCGGACTGATCGGCACCTCGGCCGCCCTCGCCCTCGCCGGCCGCGGCGTCCACGTCCACCTCGTGGACCACGACCCGGCCCAGGCGGAGACGGCCGCGGCCCTCGGCGCCGGCACCGACCGGGCCCCGGAGGGCCCGGTCGACCTCGCCATAGTGGCCGTGCCGCCCGCGCACGTCGCGGCCACCCTCGCCGAGGCCATACGCGGCGGCGCCGCCCGCGGCTACCTCGACGTGGCCAGCGTCAAGGGCGGCCCGCGCCGCGAGCTGGAGACCCTCGGCGTCGACCTCACCACCTACCTGGGCACGCACCCGATGGCCGGCCGGGAGCGCTCCGGCCCGCTGGCGGCCACCGCCGACCTCTTCGAGGGCCGCCCCTGGGTGCTCACCCCCACCCGCGACACCGACACCGAGGTCCTCAACCTGGCCCTCGAACTCGTCGCCCTGTGCCGCGCCGTCCCCGTCGTCATGGACGCCGACGCCCACGACCGGGCCGTCGCCCTCGTCTCGCACACCCCGCAGCTGGTCTCCAGCATGGTCGCGGCCCGCCTCCAGGACGCCGACGAGACGGCCGTACGGCTGTGCGGCCAGGGCATCCGCGACGTGACCCGGATCGCCGCCTCCGACCCCCGGATGTGGATAGACATCCTCTCCGCCAACCCCGGGCCGGTCGCCGACGTCCTCGCCGCCGTCGCCGCCGACCTCGAAGGGACCGTGCGCGCCCTGCGGGCCCTGGACTCCGGCGACGACGACCGGCGCCAGGACGGCGCGGCGGGCATCGCGGACGTGCTGCGCCGCGGCAACGCGGGCCGCACCCGGGTGCCCGGCAAGCACGGCTCGGCGCCCGCCGTGTACGAGACGGTGACGGTGCTGATCGGCGACCAGCCGGGCGAGCTCGCCCGGATCTTCGCGGACGCGGGCCGGGCCGGCGTCAACATCGAGGACGTGCGCATCGAGCACGCCGCCGGCCAGCAGGCCGGTCACATCCAGCTGATGGTCGAGCCCTCGGCGGTGCCGGGCCTGATCGAGACGCTCCAGGAGCGGGGCTGGTCGCTCCGGCAGTGAGCCCCGGCGGGCGCCGCCGCGCGGGTCCGCGGGCCCCACGGCGGCGCCCGTTCCCGTCCCCGGCGAGAGGACGGGTGGCGAGCCAGTAACCTTGTCCGAAGGCCCCAGCGGGCCCCACCGAGCCCGGATCGCCGGAATCTCCCCCGCCACGTGCACTAGGAAGGTGTCAGACACCGTGGGCAACGCCGCCAACGCCGCCAATGCCACAACCGCCGCCCGGACCGCTCCGGCAGCGGTCATCGTCGGCATCGACGGACCTTCCGGCACCGGCAAGTCGAGCACCTCCAAGGCCGTCGCCGCCAAGCTCGGCCTGCGCTACCTGGACACCGGGGCCCAGTACCGGGCCATCACCTGGTGGATGCTGAGCAACGGCATCGACGTGAACGACGCCGAGGCCGTGGCCGACGCCGCGGGCAAGCCGGAGATCGTCTCGGGCACGGACCCGGCCGCGCCGACCATCACGGTCGACGGTGCCGACGCCGCCGCGCCCATCCGCACCCAGGAGGTCACCTCCGCGGTCAGCGCCGTCAGTGCCGTGCCGGAGGTGCGGGCCCGGCTGACCGAGCTCCAGCGCGCCATCGCCGCCGAGGCCCCGGACGGCATCGTGGTCGAGGGCCGTGACATCGGCACCACCGTCCTGCCGGACGCCGACCTCAAGATCTTCCTGACGGCCTCGGCCGAGGCCCGCGCGGCCCGCCGCAGCGGCGAGCTGAAGGGCAAGGAGGCCACCGACCTGGCCGCCACCCAGGCCGCCCTGGTCCGCCGGGACGCCGCCGACTCCGGCCGGAAGACCTCCCCGCTGGCCAAGGCGGGGGACGCGGTCGAGGTCGACACCACCGAGCTGACCTTGGAGCAGGTCATCGAGTGCGTGGTGACCCTGATCGAGGAGAAGCGGTCGGCGTGAGCGCGTCCGCGTCCGGCGCCGCCGTGGGGCGGCGGATCGGCATCGGCCTGATGTACGGGCTGTGGAAGCCGCGCGTGCTGGGCTCCTGGCGGGTGCCCGCCGCGGGGCCGGTGATCCTCGCGGTCAACCACTCCCACAACCTGGACGGCCCGATGCTGATGGGCACCGCGCCCCGGCCGGTGCACTTCCTGATCAAGAAAGAGGCGTTCGTCGGTCCGCTGGACCCGTTCCTGCGCGGGATCGGCCAGCTGAAGGTGGACCGCACGGGCGCCGACCGCACCGCGATCACCGGCGCGCTGGACGTCCTGGCCGACGGCGGCGTCCTGGGGATCTTCCCCGAGGGCACCCGGGGCGAGGGCGACTTCGCCTCGCTGCGCGCGGGGCTCGCCTATTTCGCCGTACGGTCGGGCGCGCCGATCGTGCCGGTGGCCGTGCTCGGCAGCGCCGAGCGGCGGGGCCGGGCGATATCCGCCCTGCCCCCGCTGCGCAGCAGGGTCGACGTGGTCTTCGGCGACGCGTTCGCGGCCGGCGACGGCAGCGGGCGGCGGACGCGCACGGCGCTGGACGAGGCGACCGTGCGGATCCAGGGCCGGCTCGCCGCGCACCTGGCGGACGCCAAGCGGCTTACCGGCCGCTGACAGAGACTTTGAGTAGTGGGTCGCGTAAGAGTGGCCCGCCGATGACGAAGAACGAGGAACGGACTTCATGAACGACCAGATCCACTCCGGCGACGAGCACGGTGAGCTTGGCGACGCCGAGTACGCGGAGTTCATGGAGCTCGCGGCGCAGGAGGGCTTCGACGCCGAGGAGATCGCCGGCGCGCTCGACGAGGCCGGGCACGGCCCGCTGCCCCGCCTCGCCGTCGTCGGCCGTCCCAACGTCGGCAAGTCGACCCTGGTGAACCGCATCATCGGCCGCCGCGAGGCGGTCGTCCAGGACAAGCCGGGCGTCACCCGTGACCGCGTCACCTACGAGGCCGAGTGGGCCGGCCGCCGCTTCAAGGTCGTCGACACCGGCGGCTGGGAGCAGGACGTCCTCGGCCTCGACGCCTCCGTCGCGGCCCAGGCCGAGTACGCCATCGAGGCCTCCGACGCGGTCGTCTTCGTCGTGGACGCCACCGTCGGCGCCACCGACACCGACGAGGCCGTCGTCAAGCTGCTGCGCCGGGCCGGCAAGCCCGTCGTGCTCTGCGCCAACAAGGTCGACGGCCAGTCCGGCGAGGCCGACGCCGCCGCCCTGTGGTCGCTGGGCCTGGGCGAGCCGCACCCGATCTCGGCCCTGCACGGCCGTGGCACCGGCGACATGCTCGACGCGGTGCTGGAGGCGCTGCCCGACGCCCCCGCCCAGACCTTCGGCACCGCCGGCGTCGGCGGCCCCCGCCGGATCGCCCTGATCGGCCGCCCGAACGTCGGCAAGTCCTCGCTGCTCAACAAGGTGGCCAACGAGGAGCGCGTCGTCGTCAACGAGCTGGCCGGCACCACCCGTGACCCGGTCGACGAGCTGATCGAGCTCGGCGGCGTGACCTGGAAGTTCATCGACACCGCGGGCATCCGCCGCCGGGTGCACCTCCAGGAGGGCGCGGACTACTACGCCTCGCTGCGCACCGCCGCCGCCGTCGAGAAGGCCGAGGTCGCGGTCATCCTGATCGACTCCAGCGAGTCGATCAGCGTGCAGGACCAGCGCATCATCACCATGGCCGTGGACGCGGGCCGCGCCATCGTGCTGGCGATGAACAAGTGGGACACGCTCGACGAGGAGCGCCGCTACTACCTGGAGCGCGAGATCGAGACCGAGCTCGGTCAGATCGCGTGGGCGCCCCGGGTCAACGTCTCGGCGCGCACCGGCCGCCACATGGAGAAGCTGGTCCCGGCGATCGAGACGGCCCTGGCGGGCTGGGAGACCCGGGTGCCCACCGGCCGGCTGAACGCCTTCCTCGGTGAGATCGTCGCCTCCCACCCGCACCCGATCCGCGGTGGCAAGCAGCCGCGCATCCTCTTCGGCACCCAGGCGGGCACCAAGCCGCCGCGGTTCGTGCTGTTCGCCTCGGGCTTCCTGGAGGCGGGCTACCGGCGCTTCGTCGAGCGCCGGCTGCGCGAGGAGTTCGGCTTCGAGGGCACGCCCATCCACATCTCGGTGCGGGTGCGCGAGAAGCGCGGGCGCAAGAAGTAAGCGGCCGGAAGACAACGGGGCCCGGGCCCCGACGGCCGGGCCCGGGTTCGTCCGGCCCGAGCTGGTCGGGGCCGGGGTGAAGAGCGGTCAGAAGCCGCGCATACGGCCGTCGCGCGGTGCGGGCGGCAGCGCTGCGGGCAGGTGCCCGCCGCGCTGCCGCCCGTAGTACATGTCCCAGCCACCCGGGTGTCCCGGCGGGCCCGGGTAACCCTGCTGGGCGCCGAGCTGCCCGGCGTAGCCCTGCCCGCCGTACGGGGACCAGCCGCCGACGAGCTGGGGGCCGAAGCCCACGAACCTCAGATCCTCCTCGCCCGAGCGGTCGAAGGGGAGGGCCCGGAACGAGCGGCGGTACTCGGAGTAGAGCGCATCGTAGATCGGGGTGACCGAGGCGGGGTGGCTCTGGGGGGCGGCATCGCGGGACGGTCGCATACCGGGGATGTGATTCGGGTACGGGATCCGGGAGGCAGGCTCGTATGAGTGCACATATGAGCCAACGAGCCCGTGGCCCGTCGGATGCGGCCACGGGCGCGAATGACCCGCCGGCGCGTGGGGGAGCGGCTGCCCGGCGCCGGTCACGTGCCCGCGAGCGGCATGGTGGCGGCGACCAGCTGACCCCGGGACGCGGCGCGGTCCAGGGCCTCCCGCAGCAGGTCCTCGCGCGGCTGCTGCCCGATCGTGCCGACCGGTGCCGCGAGCACCAGCACCCGCTTCGTCTTGTTCACGGCGGCCCGCCAGTCGTCGGCGACCTGCATCGCCTGGTGCGCCTGCCACCACGCGCTCGCCTTGGCGCCGGGCACGGCCGGCTGGAGGATCGCGTGCAGCTTCCCCATGGCCACCAGCACCGACCAGCCCGGGTTGGGCTCCGGCACCTCCTCGACGGAGGCCACCGGCGCGAAGCCCTGCTCGATCAGGAGCGGCAGGAAGACGTCGACGGGGCCGGTGGTGCCGGGGCGGGCGATCGGGCCGAGCGGCTCGACGACGAGCGCCGGGATCAGCTCGTCCTTGATCAGGACCAGCCCGCTGGTCACGCCCAGCTCCGCCTGGACGGGGCCGTCCGCGGCGGGAGGGGCCTGCGGGGCGGCCGGCGCGGGCGCCGCCGCGGGCGCGCCGGCCTCGCCGGTGATGGACCGGACGGCACCCTGGAGCTGCTCCTCCGAGACCGGGACGACCTGGGAGGGGATGCAGGCGGCGTGGGCGAAGGCCAGCACGGCCGTCTCCTCGCCGACGAAGAGCACGGTGCTGGTGCGCTCCCGCTCGGTGTTCCCGGGGGTGCGGCAGGAGGTGCAGTCGTAACTGCCCGGGGCGTTCTCGCCGCCGAGCAGTCGCTCGGCCTCTTCGTCGCCGATCTCGGCGCGGACGTCGTCGCTGACGTCGAGCATGCGCGGCACGGTGGCTCCTAGAACTCGGTGCGTTGTGGCGCCGGGCGTCTCCCGGCTCGTATGGAAGACAACGGGTGATCCACGGCCGGGGTCACGCACCGGCGGCGGGAGCGGCCGGGAACCGCCGGTGGGGGCGGAAAGTTCCCCGATCCGCTACCGATTCCCCATCCATCGGGCAACGAGTTGGTGATCACGGCCAACCTCCGGGGCCCCGTAACGGTCTAATCTCTCGGTAGGCGGGCTGCATGGAATGTCCGCGGCGGACGGCTGGGGACGAATGCACATCTCATTCCTGATTCACAACGCGTACGGCATCGGCGGGACGATCCGCACCACGTACAACCTCGCCGGGACCCTGGCGGAGCAGCACGACGTGGAGATCGTCTCCGTCTTCCGGCACCGTGAGGAGCCGGTCTTCTCGCCCAGCCCGAAGGTGCGCCTGCGCCACCTCGTGGACCTGCGCAAGGGCACCCCCGGCTACGAGGGCGACGACCCGGAGTACGAGCGCCCGGCCACGGTCTTCCCGCGCGCCGAGGGGCGCTTCAAGCAGTACAGCGCGCTGACCGACCGGCGGATCGCCGAGCACCTGCGGAGCCTGGAGAGCGACGTCGTGGTCGGCACCCGGCCCGGCCTCAACGTGCACATCGCCCAGCAGGCCCGCCGGGGCGTCGCCCGCGTCGGCCAGGAGCACCTCACGCTGGCCACGCACTCCCCGCAGCTGAAGCTGACCCTGCGCACGCACTACCCCCGCCTGGACGCCGTCACGACCGTCACCGAGGCGGACGCCGCGACCTACCGCAAGCTGATGCGGCTGCCCGGCGTGCGCGTGGAGGCCGTGCCCAACAGCATCCCGGCGCCCGCCCTGGAGCCCGCGGACTCCACGGGCAAGTGGGTGATCGCCGCCGGCCGGCTCGCCCCCGCCAAGCGTTACGACCTGCTGATCCGCGCCTTCGAGAAGGTCGTCGCCGAGCGCCCCGACTGGCGGCTGCGGATCTACGGCGCCGGTGCCGAGCGCGCCAAGCTGCGCGCCCAGATCGACAAGCGCGGGCTGTACAACCACGTCTTCCTCATGGGCCCCGCCAACCCCCTGGACCCCGAGTGGGTCAAGGGCTCCATCGGCGCCGTCACCTCCAGCCTGGAGTCCTTCGGCATGACCATCGTCGAGGCGATGCGCTGCGGCCTCCCCGTGGTCTCCACCGACTGCCCGCACGGCCCCGGCGAGATCATCGACAACGGTGTCGACGGGCTGCTGGTGCCCACCGGCAAGGTCGACGCGATCGCGGCCGGCCTGCTCAAGCTGATCAACGACGACGAGCTGCGGCGGCGCATGGGCAAGGCGGCCCTGGAGAGCTCCGCGCGCTTCGACCCGGCCCAGGTCGCCGGGCGCTACGAGTCGCTCTTCACCGACCTCACCTCCCGCGGCGGCCTGCGCGGCTCGCTGCACCGCACCCGGGGCGCCCTGCTCAGCAGCGCCCTGCGGACCACGGACCGCAGCCGGTCCGCCCTGCGGAAGGCGCGCGCCGCATGACCCCTTCCGCGGCCCGCCCCGCCGGCGATCCCCCCGAGCACACCCCGTCACCCCCGTCAGACCCTTCGCATCCCGAGGAGCCCACCACCGTGTCTGCCCCTCCCCTCTTCGGCGCGGGGGATCCCAGCGCCGACTGCATCGCGGATTCCGCGGGCGGGCTCACCTTCGACCTCGACGCACCCGGCCTCCCCGACACCTCGGGTGACTGGTCCGCGGCGCTCGTCCTGCGCCGCCGGGGGAGCGAGGAGGAGGCCGAGGAGGTGCGCCTGCCGCTCGCGCCCGACGGGGACGGCCGGCTGCGCGCCGTGCTGCCCAGCACCGTCGCCCTCCCCGAGGGCCGCTGGGACGTCTACGCCGCCTCCGCCGACGCCGAGCCCCGGCGCCTGGTGCCGGGCCTCGCCGACCTCCGCTCGCTGGTCGACCGCAGACCCGGGCCCAGCACCTCCCCGCTGGCCGTGCGGATCCCCTACGCGACCAAGCACGGCAACCTCTCGCTGCGCAGCTGGCTCCGCGGCCCGCACGCCGAGGCCGGTGACCTCCTCCTCAGCCCCACCGGTCTCACCGGGCACGGCCGCCTCTACCGCGTCCAGGACCCCGCCGCCTGGCTCTCCGGCGCCGTGGTCGAGGCCCGGCTGCGCCGTGACCCCTCGGTCGTCCGCACCGCCCCGGTCACCGCCGCCGAGGCCGAGGCGGCCGACGGCACCGACGGCCAGGACTTCACCTTCACCCTCCGCTACGCGGAGCTGGCCGAGGAGTGGCACGGCGGCCTGGACGTCTGGGACCTGTGGCTGCGCACCGCCGACGGCTCCGCCTCGGCCCGCATCGCCCGGATCCTCGACGACATCGCCGACAAGAAGCAGATCTTCACCTACCCGGCGAAGGACGTCGACGCCGCGTACGCCCCCGCGCAGGCCGGGCCGTACTACACGGCCGACAACGACCTCGCGGTCCGCGTCGACGAGCGCCCGCCGGCCGCCCGCTGACCGCGGCGCGTCCCGCCCCGGTCAGGGGGCGGCCGGTTCGGGCCGCTCCGTGACCGGGGGCTCCGCCTCTTTGGCGATCTCCGGGTGGTGCAGGTCGAAGGCGGGCGACTCGGAGCGGATGCGAGGGAGCGTCAGGAAGTTGTGCCGGGGCGGCGGGCAGGACGTCGCCCACTCCAGCGAGCGGCCGAAGCCCCAGGGGTCGTCCACCTCGATCCGCTTCCCGTACTTCGCCGTCTTCCAGACGTTGTAGAGGAACGGCAGCGTCGACAGGCCCAGCAGGAACGCGCCGATCGTGGACACCGTGTTCAGGGCCGTGAAGCCGTCGGCCGCCAGATAGTCCGCGTACCGCCGGGGCATGCCCGCCACGCCCAGCCAGTGCTGGACGAGGAAGGTGGTGTGGAAGCCGACGAACAGGGTCCAGAAGTGGACCTTCGCCAGGCGCTCCTCCAGCATCTTCCCGGTGAGCTTCGGCCACCAGAAGTAGAAGCCCGCGAACATCGCGAACACCACCGTGCCGAACACCACGTAGTGGAAGTGGGCCACCACGAAATAGCTGTCCGTGACCTGGAAGTCCAGCGGTGGCGAGGCCAGGATCACCCCGGTCAGCCCGCCGAACAGGAAGCTCACCAGGAAGCCCACCGCCCACAGCATCGGCGCCTCGAACGACAGCGAGCCGTGCCACATGGTGCCGATCCAGTTGAAGAACTTCACCCCGGTCGGCACCGCGATGAGGAAGGACATGAAGGAGAAGAACGGCAGCAGCACCGCGCCCGTGGCGAACATGTGGTGGGCCCAGACCACCACCGACAGGGCCGTGATCGCCATCGTCGCGCCGATCAGCATCACATAGCCGAAGATCGGCTTCCGG from Streptomyces albireticuli carries:
- a CDS encoding DUF952 domain-containing protein yields the protein MIYHVVPLDDWLAVPDRPYSPASLSDEGFVHCSPDEETTLAVVTAFYRATPAPLMVLLIDEHKLDVMVRWEAADPAPPPGVPEGTLFPHVFGRINRDAVDGMMEVQRDEEGRATGLAVWS
- a CDS encoding prephenate dehydrogenase; this translates as MRTALVIGTGLIGTSAALALAGRGVHVHLVDHDPAQAETAAALGAGTDRAPEGPVDLAIVAVPPAHVAATLAEAIRGGAARGYLDVASVKGGPRRELETLGVDLTTYLGTHPMAGRERSGPLAATADLFEGRPWVLTPTRDTDTEVLNLALELVALCRAVPVVMDADAHDRAVALVSHTPQLVSSMVAARLQDADETAVRLCGQGIRDVTRIAASDPRMWIDILSANPGPVADVLAAVAADLEGTVRALRALDSGDDDRRQDGAAGIADVLRRGNAGRTRVPGKHGSAPAVYETVTVLIGDQPGELARIFADAGRAGVNIEDVRIEHAAGQQAGHIQLMVEPSAVPGLIETLQERGWSLRQ
- a CDS encoding lysophospholipid acyltransferase family protein, translating into MYGLWKPRVLGSWRVPAAGPVILAVNHSHNLDGPMLMGTAPRPVHFLIKKEAFVGPLDPFLRGIGQLKVDRTGADRTAITGALDVLADGGVLGIFPEGTRGEGDFASLRAGLAYFAVRSGAPIVPVAVLGSAERRGRAISALPPLRSRVDVVFGDAFAAGDGSGRRTRTALDEATVRIQGRLAAHLADAKRLTGR
- a CDS encoding glycosyltransferase family 4 protein — translated: MHISFLIHNAYGIGGTIRTTYNLAGTLAEQHDVEIVSVFRHREEPVFSPSPKVRLRHLVDLRKGTPGYEGDDPEYERPATVFPRAEGRFKQYSALTDRRIAEHLRSLESDVVVGTRPGLNVHIAQQARRGVARVGQEHLTLATHSPQLKLTLRTHYPRLDAVTTVTEADAATYRKLMRLPGVRVEAVPNSIPAPALEPADSTGKWVIAAGRLAPAKRYDLLIRAFEKVVAERPDWRLRIYGAGAERAKLRAQIDKRGLYNHVFLMGPANPLDPEWVKGSIGAVTSSLESFGMTIVEAMRCGLPVVSTDCPHGPGEIIDNGVDGLLVPTGKVDAIAAGLLKLINDDELRRRMGKAALESSARFDPAQVAGRYESLFTDLTSRGGLRGSLHRTRGALLSSALRTTDRSRSALRKARAA
- the der gene encoding ribosome biogenesis GTPase Der → MNDQIHSGDEHGELGDAEYAEFMELAAQEGFDAEEIAGALDEAGHGPLPRLAVVGRPNVGKSTLVNRIIGRREAVVQDKPGVTRDRVTYEAEWAGRRFKVVDTGGWEQDVLGLDASVAAQAEYAIEASDAVVFVVDATVGATDTDEAVVKLLRRAGKPVVLCANKVDGQSGEADAAALWSLGLGEPHPISALHGRGTGDMLDAVLEALPDAPAQTFGTAGVGGPRRIALIGRPNVGKSSLLNKVANEERVVVNELAGTTRDPVDELIELGGVTWKFIDTAGIRRRVHLQEGADYYASLRTAAAVEKAEVAVILIDSSESISVQDQRIITMAVDAGRAIVLAMNKWDTLDEERRYYLEREIETELGQIAWAPRVNVSARTGRHMEKLVPAIETALAGWETRVPTGRLNAFLGEIVASHPHPIRGGKQPRILFGTQAGTKPPRFVLFASGFLEAGYRRFVERRLREEFGFEGTPIHISVRVREKRGRKK
- a CDS encoding DNA polymerase beta superfamily protein; protein product: MRPDAPLPSGHALVTGHSVYTCVMGSRAFGLATETSDTDRRGVYVAPTPLFWGFTKPPTHVEGPGEERFSWELERFCELALRGNPNILECLHSPLVEHADATGLELLGLRDAFLSQRVRQSFAGYAVAQRKKLEADLRTHGAPRWKHAMHLLRLLISCRDLLRTGRLVIEVGEERDRLLAVRRGELSWAEAEEWLGRLWEENETAGAVSRLPAEPDVRRVEDFLVRVRRGSAGVSSPPRPLP
- the ctaD gene encoding cytochrome c oxidase subunit I: MGTDTAQAATPARERQPGRIVVDWLTTTDHKKIGHLYLITSFAFFLLAGLLAMLMRAELARPGLQLVTNERFNEAFTAHGTIMLLLFATPAFAGFANAVMPLQIGSPDVAFPRLNMFSYWLYLFGGLIVVSGLLLPQGGATFGWTAYAPLNSMVRSPGIGTDLWIMGLALSGFGTILGAVNFLTTIIGMRAPGMTMFRMPVFTWNVLFTSILVLMAFPVLAAALLCLEADRRFGSRIFAAENGGTLLWQHLFWFFGHPEVYIIALPFFGIITEIIPVFSRKPIFGYVMLIGATMAITALSVVVWAHHMFATGAVLLPFFSFMSFLIAVPTGVKFFNWIGTMWHGSLSFEAPMLWAVGFLVSFLFGGLTGVILASPPLDFQVTDSYFVVAHFHYVVFGTVVFAMFAGFYFWWPKLTGKMLEERLAKVHFWTLFVGFHTTFLVQHWLGVAGMPRRYADYLAADGFTALNTVSTIGAFLLGLSTLPFLYNVWKTAKYGKRIEVDDPWGFGRSLEWATSCPPPRHNFLTLPRIRSESPAFDLHHPEIAKEAEPPVTERPEPAAP
- the cmk gene encoding (d)CMP kinase, whose translation is MSDTVGNAANAANATTAARTAPAAVIVGIDGPSGTGKSSTSKAVAAKLGLRYLDTGAQYRAITWWMLSNGIDVNDAEAVADAAGKPEIVSGTDPAAPTITVDGADAAAPIRTQEVTSAVSAVSAVPEVRARLTELQRAIAAEAPDGIVVEGRDIGTTVLPDADLKIFLTASAEARAARRSGELKGKEATDLAATQAALVRRDAADSGRKTSPLAKAGDAVEVDTTELTLEQVIECVVTLIEEKRSA